A segment of the Odoribacter splanchnicus DSM 20712 genome:
GAGCTGCCGTAAAATCGATATCGAATTCTCCGGCAATAGATGCCAGATTTTTTCCTTGTATACGTAATATTTTCATTGTTTTTCTCCCATTTTCAGCTGTGATTCTTCAATGACTTCCCGGAATAAATGAGCCAATTCTTCGGGCAGAGGATTTTGATATCGCCTTTCGTATACTCGGTTCAACAGCTTCCAGGGATCCAGTAATTCTTCGGTGGTGAGCGTATTCTCGTTTTTTGTAAGTTGTACTGTATCCGGATAAAAGGGGAGTACCCGGGTTAAACGCACCTGTTTGGTGCGTAGGGCTTCCTCCACTTTATTGCGCAAAGCAGGTTCCGGTTCGGTGAGTAGTACCCTGACTTCGAGGAAAGGGGCCGGATGATCGTCTCTCTCTTCCGGGAGCTGAGAGAGGCGATTCAACACTTCGTCCAAGGGGGCCGGATGTTTAGGGATACGAAGTAAAGTGACTAAAGGATTAAAAATAATTTTAGTCTGATTTAGAAGTATTCCTTTGTCGATCTCCAGTAAGATCACTCCGTGGCGGTAATTTTCTTCTGCAAAAGACATGGGTAACGGACTGCCGGCATAGCGTATCTCGTTGCGGTTGGCAATCTGCTGTTCCCGGTGGATATGGCCCAAAGCTCCGTAAGTGATTTGGGAAGGGAAGACACTGGAAGGAATCCCTTCGAGTCCGCCGATGATCAGGCGTTCACTTTGATCACCTTCGGAAATCTGACTTCCTGCGGCTTGCAGGTGTCCCATAGCAATGATGGCTTCTTGTTTTTGCCTGCGTTCTTCGACGCAGGCAACCAGCTTGTCGTACATGGCCTTAACCCCTGCCTGATAAGGATCTCCTTCACTCTCGACTGCCGGATAGTCTCCCTGTCGGAGATAGGGTACCGCCAGACACCAACCTTGCCGTTTCCCCGATCTGTCTTTCAGTTCGATGATTAATTCCTCCGTATCGATTGTGCCGTCTGCTCTTTTACGTACTGTACCCCGAATTTGTATGTTCATTTCTTCGAGTAAAGGAATCGGGGTTTCGAGCCGACTGGCAGAATCATGATTTCCTGCAATCAGGATGATTTGTAAGCCCGGATTTTGTTCTGTTACCCGGCGTAGGAACCGATAAAATTGACGTTGTGCCTGAGCAGAAGGATTAGCTACATCGAATATATCTCCTGAAATAAGAAGCACATCGATTTGTTGTGTGGTAATTTGATCTGTCAGCCAATCTAA
Coding sequences within it:
- a CDS encoding exonuclease SbcCD subunit D; this encodes MKIIHTADWHIGQTFFGYDRFQEHQYFLDWLTDQITTQQIDVLLISGDIFDVANPSAQAQRQFYRFLRRVTEQNPGLQIILIAGNHDSASRLETPIPLLEEMNIQIRGTVRKRADGTIDTEELIIELKDRSGKRQGWCLAVPYLRQGDYPAVESEGDPYQAGVKAMYDKLVACVEERRQKQEAIIAMGHLQAAGSQISEGDQSERLIIGGLEGIPSSVFPSQITYGALGHIHREQQIANRNEIRYAGSPLPMSFAEENYRHGVILLEIDKGILLNQTKIIFNPLVTLLRIPKHPAPLDEVLNRLSQLPEERDDHPAPFLEVRVLLTEPEPALRNKVEEALRTKQVRLTRVLPFYPDTVQLTKNENTLTTEELLDPWKLLNRVYERRYQNPLPEELAHLFREVIEESQLKMGEKQ